In a genomic window of Neochlamydia sp. AcF84:
- a CDS encoding transcription antitermination factor NusB, which yields MINSREAAFFALLHSLKGESFISEYLGEWFKKEQPSSQDYQLAHQIAYGSAQMALALDYLALQLSEKKKMRLKLKEKALLRTALYQFYFLDKLPHYAIADESIKIAKKHFHSYFVAYLNAILRKFPLLSLSLPQGMDLSSLSIRYSFPLYFIKALNKHYGLQTTIKILEASNKPVLTMARLRNIVETPAEWNTVIEKPVKIITVPASEVKWVASSANYYIQNVTPASLIANLSQGISKTPTSILDVCASPGGKTLALHDFFPQAALYANDVSLQKIQKLKDNFAKYGVQAQVSCSEGEKLELDKKFDLIVLDVPCSNSGVLSKRPEARWRLHEDQAKQLKIIQFNLLKHAAHLLENEGEIWYMTCSILPEENEEIVAIACQELGLMKKNLISILPNAEGWDGGFACCLVKKLR from the coding sequence ATGATAAACAGTCGTGAAGCAGCATTTTTCGCCCTTCTACATTCCTTAAAAGGGGAAAGCTTTATCTCCGAATATTTAGGAGAGTGGTTTAAAAAAGAGCAGCCTTCTTCCCAAGATTATCAATTAGCCCATCAAATAGCTTACGGTTCTGCTCAGATGGCTCTAGCCTTAGATTATTTGGCTTTGCAGCTCTCTGAAAAGAAAAAGATGCGTTTAAAGTTAAAAGAAAAGGCTTTATTACGCACAGCTTTATATCAATTTTACTTCTTAGATAAGCTCCCTCATTACGCTATTGCGGATGAGTCAATCAAGATTGCAAAGAAACATTTCCATTCTTACTTTGTTGCTTACTTAAATGCTATATTAAGAAAGTTTCCTCTTCTTTCTTTAAGTCTACCCCAAGGGATGGATCTATCTTCTCTTAGTATCCGCTATTCATTCCCCCTTTATTTTATTAAAGCTCTCAACAAACACTACGGCTTACAGACGACAATAAAGATTTTAGAAGCTAGCAATAAGCCTGTCTTAACAATGGCTCGGCTAAGAAATATAGTAGAAACCCCGGCAGAATGGAACACAGTTATAGAAAAGCCAGTCAAGATCATTACCGTCCCTGCTTCTGAGGTTAAATGGGTAGCTTCTTCCGCAAATTATTACATTCAAAATGTTACACCAGCAAGCTTAATAGCAAATCTTTCTCAAGGAATAAGTAAAACTCCTACTAGCATTTTGGATGTATGCGCTTCTCCTGGGGGCAAAACCTTGGCCCTTCATGACTTTTTCCCTCAAGCAGCCCTATATGCCAATGATGTCTCTTTGCAAAAAATACAAAAACTGAAAGACAATTTTGCAAAATATGGTGTGCAAGCTCAAGTAAGCTGCAGTGAAGGCGAGAAGCTAGAACTTGATAAAAAATTTGATCTTATCGTTTTAGATGTGCCTTGCAGTAATAGTGGAGTTTTGAGTAAACGTCCTGAAGCTCGCTGGAGATTACACGAAGATCAAGCAAAGCAGCTTAAAATCATCCAGTTTAATTTGTTAAAACATGCTGCTCATCTGTTGGAAAATGAAGGCGAAATTTGGTACATGACCTGCAGCATTCTCCCGGAAGAAAATGAAGAGATAGTAGCTATAGCGTGCCAAGAACTGGGGTTAATGAAAAAGAATCTTATTTCCATCTTGCCTAATGCAGAAGGATGGGATGGAGGCTTTGCCTGCTGTTTAGTTAAGAAATTAAGATAA
- a CDS encoding putative DNA-binding domain-containing protein, producing MKAMELRFDKQAPANLKKLQEWFASILVRPVDQDSRMNPISPSQESMEEEAFEYIVPSPTLRPAQRIELYNQQYWWRLLSILHDATPLVVRLFGHHDFNEKIGKPYLTHYPPDTWSLNFLSDRLPQWIDESYQENDKQLVLDAARVDAALNYSFFAAHYSPVNAHTIAAGMDKTLKRRMSLQPHVFLFNLRYDMFAFRQEMIKQEAEYWENHDFPNLAQDRPHYFVVYRNSENNLQWDEIDFSAFRFLNLFLTGTSLEEACEWLEQQDEQLYAEAASKLHLWLQEWVFRQWLYFDDKQS from the coding sequence ATGAAGGCAATGGAATTAAGGTTTGATAAGCAAGCGCCTGCTAACCTTAAAAAGCTGCAAGAGTGGTTTGCAAGTATACTAGTAAGGCCTGTCGATCAAGATAGCCGTATGAATCCTATCTCTCCTTCACAAGAGAGCATGGAAGAAGAAGCATTTGAATACATCGTTCCTAGCCCTACTTTAAGGCCCGCTCAACGTATAGAGCTTTATAATCAGCAATATTGGTGGAGGCTTTTAAGTATTTTGCATGATGCCACACCTCTTGTGGTGCGCCTGTTTGGACATCATGACTTTAATGAAAAAATTGGCAAGCCTTATCTTACTCATTATCCTCCTGACACCTGGTCGTTAAATTTTCTTAGTGATCGGCTTCCTCAGTGGATAGATGAGAGCTATCAGGAAAACGATAAACAATTAGTATTAGATGCAGCAAGGGTTGACGCCGCTTTAAACTATTCTTTTTTTGCTGCCCATTATTCTCCTGTGAATGCCCATACAATAGCAGCAGGAATGGATAAGACTCTTAAACGGCGTATGTCTTTACAGCCTCATGTTTTCTTATTTAATTTGCGTTATGATATGTTTGCTTTTCGGCAGGAAATGATAAAGCAAGAGGCAGAATATTGGGAAAATCATGATTTTCCTAACCTAGCTCAAGATCGTCCCCATTATTTTGTGGTATACCGTAATAGTGAAAATAATTTACAGTGGGACGAAATTGACTTTTCTGCTTTTCGTTTCCTAAATCTTTTTTTAACAGGAACAAGTCTTGAAGAAGCCTGCGAATGGCTTGAGCAGCAAGATGAGCAGCTTTATGCCGAGGCAGCAAGCAAGCTACATCTTTGGCTTCAAGAATGGGTGTTCCGGCAATGGCTATATTTTGATGATAAACAGTCGTGA
- a CDS encoding DUF692 domain-containing protein gives MKNANIPNLGIGIGLRHVHYEDIFRLQPEIDWFEIISENFMVEGGKPLENLEKILAKYQVVQHGVALGIGSAEPLDYTYLKKLKALTRLTKTPWLSDHLCWGHLPGAHYHDLLPLPYTQEVINYVAERARIVQDYLEIPFALENLSSYVAFQEDEMPEWEFYTAVVEKANIFMMLDVNNIYVSSRNHGFDAQKYIQNLPYDRVLQIHLAGHNDHGDYVLDTHDNYVRDEVWDLYADIYPRTGGVSTLLEWDDNFLSFQETWEEALKAKKFQKYLHDKASLERPMRQLQGVEV, from the coding sequence ATGAAAAATGCAAATATTCCTAACTTAGGAATCGGAATAGGTTTAAGACATGTCCACTATGAAGACATTTTTCGCTTACAACCTGAAATTGACTGGTTTGAGATTATTAGCGAAAATTTCATGGTGGAAGGTGGCAAGCCTCTTGAAAATCTTGAGAAAATTTTAGCTAAATATCAGGTCGTGCAACATGGAGTAGCTCTAGGAATCGGAAGTGCTGAGCCTTTAGACTACACTTATCTAAAAAAACTTAAAGCTTTAACGCGTTTAACCAAGACACCCTGGTTATCTGATCACTTATGTTGGGGCCATCTGCCCGGTGCGCACTATCATGATTTACTTCCCTTGCCTTATACCCAAGAAGTCATCAACTATGTAGCTGAAAGAGCACGTATCGTACAGGATTACCTAGAAATTCCTTTTGCTCTTGAAAACCTTTCTTCTTATGTAGCTTTTCAAGAGGATGAGATGCCTGAATGGGAATTTTACACGGCTGTTGTAGAGAAAGCTAACATTTTTATGATGTTGGATGTCAATAACATTTATGTCTCTAGTCGTAACCATGGCTTTGATGCGCAAAAATATATCCAAAACCTTCCCTATGATCGGGTGTTGCAAATCCACTTAGCGGGCCATAACGATCATGGCGACTATGTATTAGATACCCATGACAATTATGTTCGCGATGAAGTGTGGGATTTATATGCCGATATCTATCCCCGCACAGGGGGAGTTTCCACTTTACTTGAATGGGACGATAATTTTCTTAGCTTTCAAGAAACTTGGGAGGAGGCTTTAAAAGCAAAAAAGTTTCAGAAATATTTACATGACAAGGCTAGCCTTGAAAGGCCGATGCGCCAATTGCAAGGGGTAGAAGTATGA